The Candidatus Koribacter versatilis Ellin345 genome has a segment encoding these proteins:
- a CDS encoding VOC family protein — METVAAASPLKDELANIPGIQFVDHVAIAVKQGDLEGQVAAYKMLGFTEVHREDVLGGDQVREVLLRIGDGPNLIQLLEPLNASSPVQKLIEKNGGRGGFAHVAFRVRNARESFDAMTAQGFHIIDKAPRKGSRGTTVFFVHPKSLDSAPFGFLIEIVEEPV, encoded by the coding sequence ATGGAGACAGTAGCTGCTGCAAGTCCGTTGAAGGACGAACTCGCCAACATTCCGGGTATTCAATTCGTGGACCACGTTGCCATCGCAGTGAAGCAAGGCGATCTCGAAGGGCAGGTGGCCGCTTACAAGATGCTCGGCTTCACGGAGGTTCATCGCGAAGACGTACTCGGTGGCGATCAGGTCAGGGAAGTATTGTTACGGATTGGCGATGGGCCGAACTTGATCCAATTGCTCGAGCCGTTGAACGCAAGCTCGCCGGTACAGAAACTTATCGAGAAGAATGGTGGCCGCGGCGGGTTCGCCCACGTCGCCTTCCGCGTGCGTAACGCGCGAGAATCGTTCGATGCGATGACCGCACAAGGTTTCCACATCATCGATAAAGCTCCGCGAAAAGGTTCACGCGGAACCACCGTTTTCTTCGTTCACCCAAAATCTCTCGACAGTGCGCCGTTTGGATTCCTGATCGAGATCGTTGAAGAGCCTGTATAA
- a CDS encoding biotin/lipoyl-containing protein, which produces MKLNITVDGKAYEVDVEVQDEDHGRSLGGYIPPHPQSSSAALPSAPAAATPVANGARGPVAGVNEAKVCRSPIAGIVIKINAQIGQQLQANDLLLVLEAMKMETNVTAPVSGKVKDIFIRPGDGVTVNQVLVEFE; this is translated from the coding sequence GTGAAGCTCAACATTACGGTAGACGGAAAAGCATACGAGGTAGACGTAGAGGTTCAGGACGAAGATCATGGCCGCTCGTTGGGCGGCTACATTCCCCCACATCCGCAAAGCAGTTCGGCCGCGTTGCCCTCCGCGCCGGCAGCGGCAACTCCAGTTGCCAACGGTGCTCGCGGGCCGGTTGCGGGGGTGAATGAAGCAAAGGTCTGTCGCAGCCCGATCGCCGGCATTGTGATCAAGATCAACGCCCAGATCGGCCAGCAACTACAGGCCAACGATCTCCTCCTCGTTCTCGAAGCGATGAAGATGGAGACCAATGTCACCGCGCCCGTATCGGGGAAAGTGAAGGACATTTTCATTCGGCCCGGCGACGGCGTGACGGTAAACCAAGTGCTGGTGGAGTTCGAATAG